The Shewanella halotolerans region AGGTCACTTCAAAGAGCACATCCATGATCATCACTCACGTCGTGGTTTGCTTCGCATGGTTAACTCTCGTCGTAAGCTTCTAGCTTACCTGAAGCGCACTGAAAACGAGCGCTATCAAGAGCTTATCAAGAAGTTAGGTCTACGTCGCTAATCTATCGATTAGTGCTGTAGTGGAAAAAGGAGGCTAAGCCTCCTTTTTTTATGCCTGATTTTCGGAAATGGCTTTAGCTAATCGCTGTGGTGACATTAAAGCGACGATTAAAGCTGACTGATGCTGGCGGTGTTGGGGGCGATATAGCGGTTCTCGAATTCGCTGATATCCAGCGGCTGGCTGTAGTAGAAGCCCTGGCCTATCTCACAATCCATCTGTTTTAGCCAGTTAAGCTGCTGCTCATTCTCAATCCCTTCGGCCACGATATGCAGATTTAGCTGCTTGCCGAGCATCAAGATAGTCGAGGCGATGGCGCTCTCGTTAGGCAGATCCGTCACGAAACAGCGATCTATCTTCATGGTGGTGATCGGCAGATGACGCAGGTAGGAGAGCGAGGAGTAGCCGGTACCGAAGTCATCGACCGCGATTCCAAATCCTGCGCCCTTGAGCTGCTCCAGTTTATGGATGGCGAGCTCGATATCATTCATCAGTGAGGTCTCGGTGATCTCCACCTCTAAAAGACTGGGGTCTATCTGGTATCTCAGCGCCAACTGCTTGATGTCCGGCACCAGGCTGGCATCGGCAAACTGCTGCGAGGCGACGTTGACCGCGATGGGGATGGCGTAGTTGTAGCGCTTACGCCAATGTTTCAGGGTGCGGCAGGCCTCTTCGATGACCCAGCGCCCCAGGGGGATGATGATGCCTGTCTCTTCGGCCACAGGGATGAAAGACATGGGGCTGATGAGTCTGCCATCTTTCTTCCAGCGAATCAGCGCCTCACAGGCGATCACCTTGCCGGTCTTGATATTAAACTTGGGCTGAAAATGCAGCAGGAACTCGTTGTTCTTCAGGGCGTCGTGCAGGGAGGCCTCGGTTCTCAGACGCACCGCGGCCCGCTCAGTCATCTGCTGCTTGAAGAAGGCCCATTGATTAGAGCCAGCCGCCTTGGCGCTGTACATGGCGATATCGGCGTGGCGGATCAGATCTTCGGCGCTCAGACCATCGTCGGGGTAGATGGAGATCCCCACCGACGCGGCGGGATGTATGGTGTGCTCATTCAGCTGTAGTGGCACGTTGAGCTGCATCAGCAGCTTGTCGACAAAGTCGGCGGCCTGATCCGGGGTTCTGGCGTCTTCGGCCAGGATGACAAACTCATCGCCGCCGAGACGCGCCACTGTGCCGCGATCGCCGACGACCCGCTCCAGCACCCTGGCTATACGGGCCAGGAACTGATCCCCCAGGGCATGGCCCAGCGAGTCGTTGACGTTCTTGAAACGGTCGAGGTCGATAAACAGCATGGTAAATTGATGCTTGTGCACCCTGGCGCGCTGAATCGATACCGCTATGGTTTCCAGCAGTAGGGTGCGGTTAGGCAGACCTGTGAGGGGATCCCGGGTCGCCATGCGCCGAAGCTTGCTCTGGGTCTGGCCAAACTGGATTAAGATTTGATTAAATTTTGATGTCACCAGGCCCAGCTCGTCATCCTGGTGGGCGGTTGACGTGGGCAGCAGGTTTTCGTCCGGCAGCTCGGGGTCTATCTTATCAATCGCCTCACTGATCTGGGCGATCGGCTTGGTGAGGAAGCGGTGGAAGATGATGGACAGCGCCATGGTGACCAAGAGTGCCCGGGCCAGGGTGGCCAGAAAGCTAAAGCGTAACTGGGAGAAGAGGGAGTCGGTCAGCTCCTGGGTGTTATAGAAGATGGTCAGGGTGCCGATGATCTGCTGCTTCTCTGTGCCCTCGAAGAAAGAGGGACGGTAGAGGGTGCGGCTTATCTGTTTCAGGTCGCCAAACAGCTTTTCACTGAGCTTACGCACCAGCGGGTTGTCGGTGAAAGGGTTGTTCATGGAGACAAACATGCTGCCATCGTCGAGCTCGATCACCGCCTCGCCCACATGCTCGACCTTGAGTACCCCTTCGAGGGTCTGAGTGGCGAGATTGTCATCCAGTGCCCAGACGGCGTTGGCGGCGGGTTGTTCGATGGAGTCCAGCAGCTCTTCCTGGGCGACCATGAGTTGTTGACGGGCCGAGACACCGACTAAGGCGACTTCGACGATAAAGATGGCAACGGCAAAAAATAACGCTGAAAACACGACCAGTGTCGTCTGTTTCCATGTTAAGGATTTAAACCGAGCGCTCATTTGCCACCCCTTGTTCCTAGTGACCAATCACATTCTATTTTCAGAAAAAGCAGCGATAGACAGAAATTTATCTTTATCTAACCACTTTAGAGAAAAGATTCAGCTTTGTCATCTACATGTGCTCTTTATCTATTGATTAGACTTGCAGTATACTTAGCCGCGAAATTAAGGTTATTAAATTAAGGAAAGGTTCACGTGAATCCAATCGTAAAGAGTTTTGAATATGGTCAGCACACAGTCACACTAGAGACTGGGGTTATTGCACGTCAAGCAGACGCAGCTGTTTTGGCAAGTATGGGCGATACAACAGTATTGGTTACTGTTGTTGGCAAGAAAGCTGAAGAGCCAGGTCGTGACTTTTTCCCGTTAACCGTTAATTACCAGGAAAAAACTTACGCTGCGGGTAAAATCCCTGGTGGATTCTTCAAGCGTGAAGGCCGTCCATCTGAAGGCGAGACCCTCACTGCACGTCTGATTGACCGTCCTATTCGTCCTCTATTCCCTAATGGTTTTAAGAACGAAGTTCAGGTGATCATCACTGTGGTTTCTGTTGATCCAGAAATCAGCCCAGAAGTGATCTCTATGATCGGTACTTCTGCGGCACTGTCTATCTCTGGCATTCCATTCAATGGTCCACTGGGTTCTGCTCGTGTGGGTTATGTCGACGGCGAGTACATCCTCAACCCAACGGTTTCACAGCTAGAAAACAGCCAGCTGGAACTTTCTGTTGCCGG contains the following coding sequences:
- the rpsO gene encoding 30S ribosomal protein S15, giving the protein MSLSKEVKAQILADFGRGENDTGSTEVQVALLTAQINHLQGHFKEHIHDHHSRRGLLRMVNSRRKLLAYLKRTENERYQELIKKLGLRR
- a CDS encoding putative bifunctional diguanylate cyclase/phosphodiesterase, whose protein sequence is MSARFKSLTWKQTTLVVFSALFFAVAIFIVEVALVGVSARQQLMVAQEELLDSIEQPAANAVWALDDNLATQTLEGVLKVEHVGEAVIELDDGSMFVSMNNPFTDNPLVRKLSEKLFGDLKQISRTLYRPSFFEGTEKQQIIGTLTIFYNTQELTDSLFSQLRFSFLATLARALLVTMALSIIFHRFLTKPIAQISEAIDKIDPELPDENLLPTSTAHQDDELGLVTSKFNQILIQFGQTQSKLRRMATRDPLTGLPNRTLLLETIAVSIQRARVHKHQFTMLFIDLDRFKNVNDSLGHALGDQFLARIARVLERVVGDRGTVARLGGDEFVILAEDARTPDQAADFVDKLLMQLNVPLQLNEHTIHPAASVGISIYPDDGLSAEDLIRHADIAMYSAKAAGSNQWAFFKQQMTERAAVRLRTEASLHDALKNNEFLLHFQPKFNIKTGKVIACEALIRWKKDGRLISPMSFIPVAEETGIIIPLGRWVIEEACRTLKHWRKRYNYAIPIAVNVASQQFADASLVPDIKQLALRYQIDPSLLEVEITETSLMNDIELAIHKLEQLKGAGFGIAVDDFGTGYSSLSYLRHLPITTMKIDRCFVTDLPNESAIASTILMLGKQLNLHIVAEGIENEQQLNWLKQMDCEIGQGFYYSQPLDISEFENRYIAPNTASISQL